From a region of the Paenibacillus lutimineralis genome:
- a CDS encoding MgtC/SapB family protein: MNVSKKNRPAGMRTHMLVCIGAAIIALIQQSIAEEAFAIVKAYPDFSNIVKYDQARLIAQVVSGIGFLGAGTIIITRQRVLGLTTAASLWASAAVGIGVGMGYYKVAVLGFAAIMFSLSIVKKIIKVPKINNLEIQYVHRKETKEYINNYFEKHNIEIEDVTFEVQIRGGEKYYKNTFTIDLPRLLSYADVIEELSMYSNIREIRLVSVTD, encoded by the coding sequence ATGAACGTGAGCAAAAAAAATCGTCCTGCAGGAATGCGGACACATATGCTAGTTTGTATCGGTGCTGCCATAATCGCATTGATCCAACAATCAATTGCGGAAGAAGCTTTTGCCATTGTTAAGGCATATCCGGACTTTAGTAATATCGTTAAGTATGATCAAGCGAGATTAATTGCTCAAGTCGTTAGCGGGATTGGTTTTCTAGGCGCTGGAACCATTATTATTACTCGTCAAAGAGTTTTAGGCCTGACAACTGCTGCATCTTTGTGGGCAAGTGCTGCAGTAGGTATAGGTGTTGGTATGGGATATTATAAGGTTGCAGTCCTAGGTTTTGCCGCAATAATGTTTTCACTTTCTATTGTTAAGAAGATAATCAAAGTACCGAAAATCAATAATCTTGAAATTCAGTACGTTCATAGAAAGGAAACAAAGGAATATATCAATAATTATTTTGAAAAACACAATATTGAAATCGAAGATGTGACCTTTGAAGTACAAATCCGTGGCGGGGAAAAATACTATAAGAATACTTTTACCATCGATTTGCCAAGACTTTTATCCTATGCAGATGTAATTGAGGAGCTTTCAATGTATTCAAATATCAGAGAGATTCGCTTGGTTTCAGTAACCGACTGA
- a CDS encoding sugar O-acetyltransferase, whose translation MNEKEKSHAGMLYQPGDPELVADRADTVKKLYEYNNIHPLDREARQIAIRGLLGKAGDNCVVEQPLFCTYGYNTTVGDNFFLNVNCKLMDSGKITIGNNVFIAPNVCLITEEHAMDVEQRLAGLEYTHPVNIGDNVWICAGAIVLPGVTIGANSVIGAGSVVTKDIPPDSLAVGNPCKVIRSLKKAL comes from the coding sequence ATGAACGAAAAAGAAAAATCGCATGCTGGTATGTTATACCAACCTGGTGATCCTGAGCTTGTCGCAGACCGTGCTGATACCGTGAAAAAGTTATACGAATATAACAATATACACCCGCTGGACCGCGAAGCACGACAGATCGCCATTCGCGGGCTGCTGGGAAAGGCCGGAGATAATTGCGTTGTAGAGCAGCCGCTTTTCTGTACTTATGGGTATAATACCACGGTAGGAGATAATTTTTTTCTCAATGTTAACTGCAAGCTCATGGACAGCGGGAAAATTACAATTGGTAACAACGTATTTATTGCACCCAACGTCTGCCTTATAACGGAAGAACATGCTATGGATGTAGAGCAACGGTTAGCGGGATTGGAATACACACATCCAGTCAATATCGGTGATAATGTATGGATTTGTGCAGGCGCTATAGTCCTGCCAGGCGTGACGATCGGAGCAAATAGTGTGATTGGGGCTGGCAGTGTCGTTACGAAGGATATTCCGCCAGATAGTTTGGCTGTCGGCAATCCGTGCAAGGTCATCCGCTCTTTGAAAAAAGCCCTTTAG
- a CDS encoding winged helix-turn-helix transcriptional regulator translates to MKVDECEGLTCSVTVTVKLISGKWKPVILYYLLDGKLRFNELQSRLSGVTHRALTLQLRELEKDGLVSRTIYPVVPPKVEYQLTDMGHSMKDIILAMYDWGRDYQKMQAKKIPSSKEV, encoded by the coding sequence ATGAAGGTTGATGAATGTGAAGGTCTTACCTGTTCAGTAACAGTTACGGTTAAATTAATTAGTGGGAAATGGAAACCTGTCATTCTATATTATTTATTAGATGGGAAACTTCGGTTTAATGAATTGCAATCACGCTTATCAGGAGTCACACATCGAGCATTAACCCTTCAGCTTCGTGAGTTAGAAAAGGACGGTTTAGTCTCTAGAACGATATATCCTGTAGTTCCACCTAAAGTAGAGTATCAGCTAACTGATATGGGGCATTCAATGAAGGATATTATTCTTGCGATGTATGATTGGGGGCGTGATTATCAAAAGATGCAAGCAAAGAAGATTCCATCTAGCAAAGAGGTATAG
- a CDS encoding NAD(P)H-dependent oxidoreductase has product MLEAHRYRYATKKFDSTKKVSDEDFNTIMEAARLSPSSFGFEPWKFLLINSEKIREELKPFSWGAVNSLNGASHFVIGLIKKNITVDSPLVKHIIEDVWGSTLEEKKRHLHFFQEFQENDFKLLNNPRALFDWSSKQSYLALANMMTTAAFLGIDSCPIEGFNHEKAEQYFSEIGVLDTSEYGISFMVSFGYRDEVQPPKTRQSMSEILEVIS; this is encoded by the coding sequence ATTCTAGAAGCACACCGCTATCGTTATGCTACAAAAAAATTCGATAGCACGAAAAAAGTTAGTGATGAAGATTTTAACACAATTATGGAAGCAGCAAGATTGTCCCCAAGCTCTTTTGGATTTGAACCTTGGAAGTTTTTACTTATAAATAGTGAGAAAATCCGTGAAGAATTAAAACCATTTAGCTGGGGTGCAGTTAACTCTTTAAATGGTGCAAGTCACTTCGTAATTGGATTGATTAAGAAAAATATTACTGTCGATAGTCCACTTGTGAAACATATTATAGAAGATGTATGGGGTAGCACTTTAGAGGAAAAGAAAAGACACCTTCACTTTTTCCAAGAATTCCAAGAAAATGATTTTAAGTTGTTAAATAATCCGCGTGCTTTATTTGATTGGTCATCAAAACAAAGTTATTTAGCTCTTGCTAATATGATGACAACTGCTGCTTTTCTTGGCATTGATAGCTGTCCAATTGAAGGCTTTAACCACGAAAAAGCAGAACAATATTTCTCAGAAATTGGTGTTCTCGACACGTCTGAATATGGTATTTCCTTTATGGTTTCTTTTGGATACCGAGATGAGGTTCAACCTCCTAAGACAAGACAAAGCATGTCTGAGATTCTTGAAGTAATTTCATAA
- a CDS encoding zinc-dependent alcohol dehydrogenase family protein, whose amino-acid sequence MKAIILKSFGGPESFELCDVPKPVPHTGQVLVRVHATSINPLDYQVRRGDYPDLVQLPAITGHDVSGVVEEVGPGVTTFSPGDEVWYTPQIFDGPGSYAEYHVAAESIIGKKPTSLSHLEAASLSLVGGTVWEALIERAALRVGESILVHGGAGGVGHVAIQLAKAMGARVFTTVREANFEFARSLGADVVIDYKKEDYVDAIMRETGGRGVDVVFDTIGGNTLSRSPDTLAQLGRVVTIVDIAQPQNVIEAWGKNASYHFVFTRQNRGKLDELSALIERGQLRPHVGAVYSLADIPLAHARLESPNNGVQGKIAIEVGPSAHFKGTP is encoded by the coding sequence ATGAAAGCGATAATACTTAAATCATTTGGCGGCCCGGAATCGTTCGAACTTTGCGACGTGCCCAAGCCTGTGCCGCACACGGGACAAGTCCTGGTCCGGGTACATGCAACCTCCATCAATCCGTTGGATTACCAGGTCCGACGTGGCGATTATCCCGATTTGGTGCAACTGCCGGCCATTACCGGACATGACGTATCTGGCGTTGTCGAAGAAGTCGGGCCGGGTGTGACGACCTTCTCTCCAGGAGACGAAGTCTGGTACACCCCGCAAATATTTGACGGACCAGGAAGTTATGCCGAGTACCACGTTGCTGCCGAAAGCATTATCGGGAAGAAGCCTACCTCGCTGAGCCATCTTGAGGCGGCAAGCCTGAGCTTGGTTGGCGGGACGGTGTGGGAAGCACTAATTGAGCGTGCGGCGCTAAGAGTGGGGGAAAGCATTCTAGTACACGGCGGCGCGGGAGGAGTCGGTCATGTGGCGATCCAGCTCGCAAAAGCCATGGGAGCAAGGGTGTTCACGACCGTGCGCGAAGCAAACTTTGAGTTCGCACGAAGTTTGGGTGCCGATGTGGTCATCGACTACAAAAAGGAGGATTATGTCGACGCCATCATGCGGGAAACGGGTGGCCGCGGAGTCGATGTCGTGTTCGACACCATCGGCGGCAACACATTGTCGCGCAGCCCCGACACGCTCGCACAACTTGGCCGCGTTGTCACGATCGTGGACATTGCACAGCCACAAAACGTCATTGAGGCCTGGGGCAAGAACGCGAGTTATCACTTCGTTTTCACAAGACAAAACCGCGGCAAGCTTGATGAGTTGAGCGCATTGATAGAGCGCGGTCAGCTGCGGCCACACGTTGGCGCCGTCTATTCGCTTGCCGACATTCCGCTCGCCCATGCCCGGCTGGAGAGTCCCAACAACGGTGTTCAAGGAAAAATCGCGATTGAAGTCGGGCCGTCGGCTCATTTTAAAGGAACGCCATGA
- a CDS encoding antibiotic biosynthesis monooxygenase family protein, with protein sequence MIYEIALLPVHNELIETFRRAFAEVAPLLSRAKGYGGHFLAQGIETPQLFHLIVRWQSLEDHTPGFEASEDHRMFMMGLQEYFSEEPRVYHIEGAAFEL encoded by the coding sequence ATGATTTATGAGATCGCTCTACTCCCCGTTCACAATGAACTCATTGAAACGTTCAGACGTGCATTTGCCGAGGTCGCTCCTTTGCTCAGCCGAGCAAAGGGTTACGGCGGTCACTTCCTCGCGCAAGGGATCGAAACACCCCAGCTATTCCATCTAATCGTGCGATGGCAATCACTCGAGGATCACACGCCGGGCTTCGAAGCGAGTGAAGACCATCGGATGTTCATGATGGGCTTACAGGAATATTTTTCGGAAGAACCGAGGGTCTATCATATTGAAGGGGCAGCTTTTGAACTCTAA
- a CDS encoding winged helix-turn-helix transcriptional regulator: MSMAEYKGKVKNIQDTPFGYTLSVIGGKWKMVIIYLLAENQPVRFNDLKRQIGAITYKTLSSQLKELEADGMVKRKEYPQVPPKVEYSLTDKGETLLPVLEELCEWGVKNQTD; this comes from the coding sequence ATGAGTATGGCCGAATATAAAGGTAAAGTTAAGAATATTCAAGATACACCTTTTGGTTATACATTGTCGGTTATTGGCGGTAAATGGAAAATGGTTATTATTTACCTCCTAGCAGAAAACCAACCGGTTCGCTTTAATGATCTGAAAAGACAGATAGGAGCTATTACTTATAAAACATTGAGTTCACAACTTAAAGAATTGGAAGCAGATGGTATGGTGAAACGAAAAGAGTATCCTCAAGTTCCCCCTAAAGTCGAGTACAGTCTTACAGATAAAGGGGAAACACTGTTACCCGTTTTGGAAGAGTTATGTGAATGGGGAGTAAAAAATCAAACTGATTAA
- a CDS encoding RidA family protein produces MTNVKTYNHDLWDHGITQGYSVNGTIYISGQFSHNTEGTFVGEGDIEAQTRQTLENLDRVLAGFNVTRSNLAYVEIYLTNAQEHSEPVIRLFKEYVGQHRPAGSLIGVTYLAFPEQLIEISAVAHAD; encoded by the coding sequence ATGACTAATGTCAAAACCTACAATCACGATCTTTGGGATCACGGAATTACCCAGGGATACTCCGTAAACGGAACTATCTACATTTCAGGACAATTTTCCCACAACACAGAGGGCACATTCGTTGGCGAAGGCGATATCGAGGCACAGACTCGGCAGACGCTCGAAAATCTTGATCGCGTGCTGGCGGGATTTAATGTCACGAGGTCGAACCTCGCTTATGTGGAGATCTATTTGACAAACGCTCAAGAACATTCCGAGCCGGTCATCCGGCTGTTCAAGGAATACGTAGGGCAACACCGGCCTGCAGGCAGTCTCATAGGCGTGACATATCTTGCGTTCCCTGAGCAATTGATAGAAATAAGCGCCGTCGCACACGCGGACTAA
- a CDS encoding LysR family transcriptional regulator has protein sequence MKYRKVIDVIDSLEGRFILAFIALLEEKSFSRAADRLGYVQSTVTTHIQQLEKISGQKLFHRYPRGIELTEAGKVFSKYAYQYVHFSQSLKESMNELDQPCGTIRIRTQESFFLTRMLPFVQEYTRNSPSVNLRIEQGSHQDILKGVLDYELDFGIVPQNPNRHEILFYPIMEETIVFAASEDVSRKVRNTGVQILNDELFISSGTSCLYHTTAVDVLKDAGIMVKDALELPSLEMIKQYVSCGKGYALVPEIAINNELKIGTLKILPFNSKMSFSHGLIVHKNRELSFTAKSFQSEFLCFFNRYMS, from the coding sequence TTGAAATATAGAAAGGTGATTGATGTGATAGATTCATTAGAAGGTCGTTTTATTCTGGCGTTTATTGCCTTACTTGAAGAAAAAAGTTTCAGTCGAGCTGCAGATCGTTTAGGTTATGTTCAATCCACAGTAACCACTCATATCCAACAGTTGGAAAAAATTAGCGGGCAAAAATTGTTTCATAGATATCCACGAGGGATAGAACTTACGGAAGCGGGGAAGGTATTTTCCAAATATGCTTATCAGTATGTTCACTTTAGTCAATCCCTTAAAGAAAGTATGAATGAACTGGATCAGCCATGCGGAACAATACGTATTAGAACACAAGAATCTTTTTTTCTTACACGGATGCTTCCCTTTGTTCAGGAATACACGAGAAATTCTCCAAGCGTAAATTTGCGTATTGAACAAGGATCGCATCAAGACATCCTAAAAGGTGTACTGGATTATGAACTAGATTTTGGAATTGTTCCTCAAAATCCGAATCGCCATGAAATTCTTTTTTATCCAATTATGGAAGAGACGATCGTTTTTGCTGCATCTGAGGATGTATCTCGGAAAGTGAGAAATACGGGAGTCCAGATTCTAAATGACGAACTTTTTATCAGTAGCGGCACATCTTGTTTGTATCATACGACTGCTGTAGATGTTTTAAAAGATGCTGGGATTATGGTTAAAGATGCGTTGGAACTACCAAGTCTTGAGATGATAAAACAATATGTAAGCTGTGGGAAAGGTTATGCCTTAGTCCCTGAAATAGCTATCAACAATGAACTAAAGATTGGTACACTAAAGATCCTTCCGTTTAATTCCAAAATGAGTTTTTCGCATGGTCTAATTGTTCATAAAAATCGTGAGCTTAGTTTTACTGCAAAAAGTTTCCAATCTGAATTCCTGTGTTTTTTTAATAGGTATATGAGTTAG
- a CDS encoding alpha/beta fold hydrolase, giving the protein MKISYHQQKVGDVEVFYREAGPKDGQVILLLHGFPSSSHMFRDLIPKLAEQYRVIAPDLAGFGHTTTPPHSQFKFTFDSLFQVIEGFTEALALKQYVLYVFDYGAPVGYRLAVAHPERVQAIISQNGNAYIEGFSDVWGSWETYWHSPTPENREACRDSLTPETIRNFQYLHGADASLVSPDGYSLDIAFMSRPEAEEIQLDLILDYRTNVDRYPDFQAYFRKYQPKLLAVWGKNDPAFLPAGAEAYKRDIPSAEVHLLDTGHFALETHAKEISELIQQFLKKC; this is encoded by the coding sequence ATGAAGATTAGTTATCATCAACAAAAGGTTGGAGATGTCGAAGTTTTTTATCGTGAAGCCGGCCCTAAGGACGGTCAAGTTATTTTATTATTACACGGTTTTCCATCTTCAAGTCATATGTTTCGCGATCTAATTCCCAAACTGGCAGAACAATACCGTGTCATTGCCCCTGATCTCGCTGGATTCGGTCATACAACAACTCCGCCGCACAGTCAATTTAAATTCACATTTGATAGCCTGTTCCAAGTTATTGAAGGTTTTACTGAAGCATTAGCTCTCAAACAGTATGTACTTTATGTGTTTGATTACGGTGCACCTGTTGGTTATCGTTTGGCAGTGGCTCACCCGGAAAGAGTTCAAGCAATTATTAGTCAGAATGGCAACGCTTATATTGAGGGATTTAGTGACGTATGGGGATCCTGGGAGACGTATTGGCACTCTCCAACACCTGAAAATCGTGAAGCATGTCGCGATTCCTTGACCCCTGAGACCATTCGCAACTTTCAGTATCTACATGGAGCTGATGCCAGCCTTGTTTCACCAGACGGTTATTCCTTAGATATTGCTTTCATGTCGCGCCCAGAAGCTGAAGAAATCCAACTGGACTTGATTCTTGATTATCGAACAAATGTGGATCGTTATCCTGATTTTCAAGCTTATTTCCGTAAGTATCAACCTAAACTTTTAGCCGTATGGGGTAAAAATGACCCTGCCTTCCTCCCTGCTGGAGCTGAAGCTTATAAGCGTGACATTCCATCTGCGGAAGTCCATTTACTTGATACTGGGCATTTTGCTCTCGAAACACATGCTAAAGAGATCAGTGAGCTTATTCAACAATTCTTAAAAAAATGTTAA
- a CDS encoding TetR/AcrR family transcriptional regulator C-terminal domain-containing protein — protein sequence MAKIKREDVIEEALELLKEGGLEVITTRRLAQRLGVESASLYWHVKDKATLLGEMASTIIARYHTIKTPHDTEQWEKWFIDHAYSFRNALLAYPDGAMLHAGSIPTFNDLVQLAPKTEYLVQAGFSEREAQMALLTMGQFTLGSVMEEQTRNKRRILKSSPMEKVKESQRDADIDTLTSNVMNTIENEAENAFEFGIQLIIKGLKK from the coding sequence ATGGCAAAGATAAAACGTGAAGATGTTATAGAAGAGGCGCTTGAACTTCTTAAAGAGGGTGGATTAGAGGTGATTACAACAAGGCGTTTGGCACAGAGATTGGGAGTTGAATCAGCATCACTTTATTGGCATGTAAAAGATAAAGCAACGCTGCTTGGTGAGATGGCTTCTACAATAATCGCCAGATATCACACCATTAAGACGCCACATGATACGGAACAATGGGAGAAATGGTTCATAGATCATGCTTACAGCTTTAGAAATGCTTTATTAGCTTATCCAGATGGAGCGATGCTTCATGCAGGCTCAATTCCCACTTTTAATGATCTTGTTCAATTAGCGCCTAAAACTGAATATTTAGTACAAGCAGGTTTTTCGGAGAGAGAAGCTCAAATGGCCCTGCTGACCATGGGCCAATTTACTTTGGGATCTGTAATGGAAGAACAAACACGAAATAAAAGGAGAATATTAAAATCATCTCCTATGGAGAAGGTTAAAGAGTCTCAACGCGATGCAGATATCGATACATTAACTTCCAATGTAATGAATACGATTGAGAACGAGGCAGAAAATGCTTTTGAATTTGGAATACAACTTATCATTAAAGGATTGAAAAAATAG
- a CDS encoding DHA2 family efflux MFS transporter permease subunit yields the protein MTSSDKQSAKLAPIPFILWGQAIIIVLGAFTSMLSSTMLNTALPSIAASLHTSSSIAQWIATGYFLSLAAGVPLSAWLSRKLGPTKLWLISLVLFMVFSILCAESKGIYMLIICRVLQGLSGGLLVPAGQTITSIAAGPKRLGRVVSIVGIAVVVAPTLGTTLSSAILSSLSWPWLFWINIPLGMVAFFAGLKWLPKIEVSEAGKFDWIGFLFILSGVPLLIYGVTSIGNTANAVPIGTSIIIGAVLIIGFVVRSLRREKPILQLRLFGNRVFSVAAVVMFLGGAINFGAQLLLPHYLTDVRHLSLITASQLILPQVIGTAVGFPLAGRFTDRYGAGRLIFTGGIIMTISMLSLIFIEVNTGTTWVALIFFIWGLGTALATVPAMTAGLTTVAPDQIPDSAPILNMLQRIGASIGTAVITLLYTKNLTSGLDQAHTLVVFKNVVWLLLGSILVLLISSLTLVLRENKNAR from the coding sequence ATGACTAGCTCTGATAAACAATCTGCTAAACTTGCCCCTATACCCTTTATATTATGGGGGCAAGCCATAATTATTGTTCTTGGTGCATTTACATCTATGTTGTCTTCTACAATGCTTAACACAGCCCTACCCTCAATCGCAGCAAGTCTGCATACTTCAAGTTCCATTGCACAATGGATAGCTACAGGATACTTTTTATCTCTAGCTGCAGGTGTCCCCCTCAGTGCCTGGTTATCCCGTAAACTTGGACCAACCAAACTCTGGCTAATTAGCCTGGTTTTGTTCATGGTTTTTTCAATATTGTGTGCAGAATCAAAAGGGATTTATATGCTTATCATCTGTAGAGTTCTGCAGGGCTTATCAGGTGGTTTGCTTGTACCTGCCGGGCAAACTATCACGAGCATAGCAGCAGGTCCGAAGCGTCTTGGTAGAGTGGTAAGCATCGTAGGTATAGCCGTTGTTGTTGCTCCAACGTTAGGTACCACCTTAAGCAGTGCTATTCTTAGTAGTTTAAGCTGGCCTTGGCTATTCTGGATCAACATCCCTCTTGGTATGGTAGCGTTCTTTGCTGGTTTGAAGTGGCTGCCAAAAATCGAGGTTTCTGAGGCTGGTAAATTTGATTGGATTGGCTTTTTATTCATATTAAGTGGCGTACCTCTGCTCATTTATGGTGTAACCTCCATTGGAAACACCGCAAACGCAGTTCCGATTGGCACTTCTATCATTATAGGAGCCGTTCTTATCATTGGCTTTGTTGTAAGGTCATTAAGACGTGAAAAACCCATATTACAACTAAGATTATTTGGTAATAGGGTATTTTCAGTAGCTGCTGTCGTTATGTTCTTGGGTGGTGCAATAAACTTCGGAGCACAGCTGCTTCTCCCCCATTACTTAACAGATGTCCGCCACTTGAGTCTGATTACTGCAAGTCAACTAATCTTGCCTCAAGTTATTGGCACAGCTGTTGGTTTTCCGCTTGCGGGTCGTTTTACAGACCGATATGGAGCTGGAAGACTTATATTTACAGGTGGTATCATCATGACGATATCCATGCTTTCGCTAATTTTTATTGAAGTAAATACAGGTACAACTTGGGTTGCCCTCATTTTCTTCATTTGGGGACTAGGTACAGCACTAGCCACTGTTCCAGCTATGACTGCCGGTTTAACCACGGTTGCTCCCGATCAAATACCTGATTCCGCACCTATCCTAAACATGCTGCAACGAATTGGAGCATCTATAGGCACAGCTGTAATCACCTTGCTATATACTAAAAATTTAACTAGTGGACTAGACCAAGCCCATACTTTAGTTGTTTTTAAAAATGTCGTTTGGTTGTTATTGGGTAGTATATTAGTACTCCTGATATCATCCCTAACTTTGGTACTAAGAGAAAATAAAAACGCACGCTAA
- a CDS encoding aldo/keto reductase — translation MEYVKLGRSGLEVSKLSLGTMSFGVPERGNTSWSLDEEQSRPIIKKALESGINFFSTANMYSDGTSEEILGRALKDFTNRDEVVIATKVFVPMRKGPNTMGLSRKAIMTEIDNSLRRLGTDYVDLYQIHRWDPNTPIEETMETLHDLVKAGKVRYIGASSMLAWQFAKAQHVAERNGWTRFIAMENRLNLLYREEEREMLPLCKDEGVGVTPYLPLAAGRLTRDWNEQTSRSMKDQVAKALFIKTEEADRKVAERVAEVAANRGIPRAQVALAWLLQKEEVTAPIIGSTKISHLEDAVSALSVKLTPEEIASLEELYIPHPIV, via the coding sequence ATGGAATATGTAAAACTTGGACGTAGTGGATTAGAGGTTTCAAAGTTAAGCCTTGGAACCATGAGCTTCGGAGTACCTGAACGCGGCAATACCTCATGGTCTCTGGATGAGGAGCAAAGCAGACCGATTATTAAGAAGGCACTCGAATCGGGCATCAACTTTTTCAGTACCGCCAATATGTATTCCGACGGAACAAGCGAAGAAATTCTCGGGCGTGCCTTAAAGGACTTCACTAATCGTGACGAAGTCGTCATAGCTACAAAGGTATTTGTTCCAATGCGCAAAGGCCCGAATACAATGGGGCTTTCCCGCAAAGCCATCATGACCGAAATTGATAATAGTCTAAGACGGCTTGGGACAGATTACGTTGATTTGTACCAGATCCATCGTTGGGATCCTAACACGCCAATTGAGGAGACAATGGAGACTCTTCACGATTTAGTTAAGGCGGGCAAGGTCAGATATATTGGAGCATCCTCCATGCTGGCATGGCAATTCGCGAAAGCTCAGCATGTCGCGGAGCGCAATGGCTGGACACGATTCATTGCCATGGAGAATAGATTAAACCTACTCTATCGGGAAGAAGAAAGGGAAATGCTTCCCCTTTGTAAAGATGAGGGAGTTGGCGTCACTCCTTACCTTCCTTTGGCTGCTGGTCGGTTAACCCGGGATTGGAATGAGCAGACCTCACGATCTATGAAGGATCAGGTAGCAAAGGCGTTGTTTATTAAAACGGAAGAGGCTGATCGCAAAGTCGCAGAACGAGTTGCGGAGGTTGCCGCTAACCGAGGAATTCCACGAGCACAGGTTGCTCTTGCATGGTTGCTGCAAAAAGAAGAAGTCACTGCCCCGATTATAGGGTCGACTAAAATCAGCCATCTGGAAGATGCAGTTTCGGCATTGTCGGTTAAATTGACGCCTGAAGAAATCGCGAGTTTAGAAGAACTGTATATACCACATCCAATAGTATAA
- a CDS encoding MarR family winged helix-turn-helix transcriptional regulator, with protein sequence MKLWNMWKGTFKQIFGRVVKEMSEHTGLSEGDFGVLDRLIQFGDGRLRQQELADSMDWDKSRLSHHLTRMEKRGLIMRRPFDADRGVQVIITPVGKSALDEALPIVSKAIRKHFLDQLTDQDRESITELAERTKKRS encoded by the coding sequence ATGAAACTATGGAATATGTGGAAAGGCACCTTCAAACAGATCTTTGGTCGCGTTGTGAAAGAGATGTCTGAGCACACCGGACTATCTGAAGGGGATTTTGGAGTGTTGGACCGGTTAATCCAATTCGGGGATGGTAGGCTTCGGCAACAGGAACTAGCTGACTCGATGGACTGGGATAAGAGCAGATTATCCCATCATTTAACACGGATGGAAAAACGGGGTCTTATTATGAGGAGACCATTTGACGCTGACCGCGGTGTTCAGGTCATCATTACTCCTGTCGGAAAATCGGCTTTGGATGAGGCCTTACCTATTGTCTCAAAGGCAATACGCAAGCATTTTCTTGATCAATTAACCGATCAAGATAGAGAGTCGATTACGGAGTTGGCGGAAAGAACCAAAAAGCGGTCGTAG
- a CDS encoding DUF3995 domain-containing protein, with the protein MISVMTLSAVSLLGLISILHVYWACGGRLGVGAVIPSKAGEYKPAFVPGKMGTLSVAILILAVCFILLVQGGYMDYFIANTITRIGCIISAFVFFLRAIGDFRYVGFFKKIKHSVFAKYDSWFYSPLCLYFGITCAILLF; encoded by the coding sequence ATGATATCAGTTATGACATTATCTGCTGTAAGTCTTTTGGGTCTGATCAGTATCTTACATGTTTATTGGGCGTGTGGGGGGCGCTTGGGTGTCGGTGCGGTAATACCTTCAAAAGCTGGGGAGTATAAACCTGCTTTTGTTCCTGGTAAGATGGGCACACTTTCTGTGGCAATCCTTATTTTAGCGGTATGCTTCATTCTTCTGGTTCAGGGCGGTTATATGGATTACTTTATAGCGAATACCATTACAAGAATTGGGTGTATCATAAGCGCTTTTGTTTTCTTTCTTCGGGCGATTGGTGACTTTAGATATGTAGGATTTTTCAAAAAAATAAAGCACTCTGTATTCGCAAAATATGATTCATGGTTCTATTCTCCACTTTGTTTATATTTTGGGATAACATGTGCGATTCTTTTGTTTTGA